The stretch of DNA TGGCGATCCGACCCGGGGTCTATGGGGCGCTGCTCCACCTGCCTGTCGACGCCGACCCGACGGCTGCCCTGGCGGCCTTCCGCGAGCGGCTGCCGGGGTACGCGGCGAACAGCTGGATCGTGACGCCATGACGACGAGCCGGCTCATCCACCTCGCCGGTCTCCTGCTGATCGTGGTGATCGCGCTCGCCGGGTGCGGAGGCGGAGGTGAGACGACGGAACCCTCGGCTCTTCCGTCCGTTCCGCCGGCAGCCGACGAGCGATGGCTCTCGGTGATCGAGGCGGCTCCCCGGGCCGACGATCTCGATGCCCTGACGCGACGCGTGCGCGACTCCCTCGGGCCGGCCCTGGTCGTGTCGCCCGTCTCCTGCTTCGAGGGTCTGCCGGCGGCGGCCGGTGAGGGATACGTGATCGGCGCGATCGCACAGTCACCCGTCGAGGCGGAACGTCTCGTGAGCGACACAGGGGAGCCGGTGCTGCTCACGGCGTCCGTGACGATCCTGTGTACGGACTGAGCCGGAGGGGGAGGCGTTGCTAGCCTTGGGTGGTGCGCCTCGTCCGAAGCCATCCGTTCCTCGCCGTGGTCTCCCTGCTGGCCGTGGCCTCCGTCGTCGCCCTGTCCTTCAGCGCCGTCACGGTCTGGCGTGAAGCCCATCACGACGACGCGCGCGATCACGATCGCGTGGACGCGATCGTGGTGCTGGGCGCCGCACAGTACGACGGCACGCCGTCTCCGGTGTTCGCCGGCCGCCTCGATCACGCGGCCCTGCTCTTCGAGCAGGGCCGCGCCGGCACCGTCTTCGTCCTAGGCGCGAACCAGCCGGGCGATCGCACGACCGAAGCGGAGGCCGGCCGCGACTACCTGGTCGCCCGAGGGGTGCCTGCCGCCGCCGTCGTTCCGCTGCCGGTGGGTGACTCGTCGTACACGAGCCTGCGAGCGGCGTCTGGTGCGATGCGCGATCGTGGCCTCTCGACCGCGTTCCTCGTCTCCGATCCGTGGCACAACGCCCGCATCCAGGCCATGGCGGCCGATCTGGGGATCGACGGGCATGCCTCGGCCACCTGGACGTCGGCCGCACGCACCGAGGAGACACGCCTGCCCGGCTACGCACGCGAGACGTTCGCATACCTGTACTACCTCGTGACCGGGCACTGACGGGCATCGACCGAGCCTCGGCGCAGCGTCGAACCGGGGTCACCGTCATCCGGGAGAGCTGTCGCTCGTCGCCGCTACGATGGGCGCGTGAGCGCCGCACCGACCCCCCGGGAGCGCACCGAGCAGCTCGAACGAGAGATGCTCTCGCCGCGCGCCGTGCTGGCCGCCGAGACGAAGGGTCGAGATCGCGACGAGCCGCTCGACCGCATCCGCACCGTGTTCCAGCGCGATCGTGACCGCATCCTGCACTCCAAGGCGTTCCGGCGGCTGAAGCACAAGACGCAGGTATTCCTCGCGCCCCAGGGCGACCACTATCGCGTGCGGCTCACGCACACGCTCGACGTCTCCCAGATCGCCCGCACGTGCGCCAGGGCGCTGCGGGTGAACGAGGACCTCACCGAGGCGATCGCACTCGGACACGACCTCGGACACACCCCGTTCGGCCATCTCGGCGAGCAGGCGCTCACCCCTTTCCTCGGGCGGCCGTTCCGTCACAACGAGCAGTCGCTGCGCATCGTCGAGCACCTGGAGAACGACGGCACGGGGTTGAACCTGACCTGGGAGGTACGCGACGGCATCGTGCACCACCCGTGGTCCACGCCGATGCCCGCCACCCTCGAGGCGCAGCTCGTGCGGTTCGCCGACCGCATCGCCTACATCAACCACGACATCGACGACGCCGTCCGGGCCGGGGTGCTCGAGGAGAGGGAGCTGCCGGCCGACGCGGTCCGCGTGCTCGGGGCCACGCACTCAGACCGCATCGACACGCTCGTCAGCGACCTCGTCGCCCAGAGCGACGACCGCGACGAGATCGCGCTCTCGGCTCCCGTGTTCGCTGCGCTCGACGCCCTGCGCGACTTCATGTTCAGCGAGGTCTACCTGGGCGAGAGCGCGCGCGACGACCACGAGCGCGCGACGAAGCTGATCCGTGACCTGTTCGGCTACTTCCTCGATCACCCCGACGAGATGCCGTCGGAGTACCATGGGGCGCCCGGCGACCTGGCGACCCACGTGGCCGACTACATCTCGGGCATGACCGATCGCTACGCGATCCGCACGTACGAGCGGCTCTTCCTTCCCCGGGGCTGGCTGCTCGACCGGGACCTCTAGGCGCCCGTGCGAGCAGGGGAAGGAACCGTTGGCCGGACGCATCCGTGACGACGACATCCAGGCGGTGAAGGAACGCACCGACCTGGTGCAGCTGGCGTCGCAGTACCTCACGCTCAAGAAGGCGGGCGCCGACCGCATGGTCGGGCTCTGTCCGTTCCACCAGGAGAAGACGCCGTCGTTCGGCATCTCGCCGTCGAAGCAGCTGTACTACTGCCACGGCTGCGGCGCGGGCGGCGATGCGATCCGCTTCGTGCGAGAGCTCGAGCATCTGAGCTACGTCGAGGCGGTCGAGCGCCTCGCGCAGCAGGCGGGGGTCCACCTGCGGTACGAGGGCGATTCGCCCGAAGCCCGGCGGGCCGCCGCCCGCCGGCAGGCCCTGTTCCGCGCCAACGAGCAGGCCGCCGAGCTCTACGCACGCATGCTGGCCGACGGCAAGGAAGCCCAGGATGCCCGAGCATACGTCACCGAGCGTGGCATCTCGGCCGAGGCTGTCGAGATGTTCGGCGTCGGATACGCCCCCGGGTATCCCGACTTCCTACTGCGGCGGCTCTCCCAGGCGCGCGATCTGAGCCCGGAGATCCTGCTCGAGGCGGGCCTCGCGACGCGGGGTGACGACGGCACGGTGCGAGACCGGTTCCGTGGACGGCTGATCTTCCCGATCCACGACCTGCAGGGCCACGGCATCGGGTTCGGCGCCCGCATCCTGCCGAACGATCCACGCGCTGGCGAGCAGGCCAAGTACCTGAACACCGCCGAGACGCCGATCTACAAGAAGCACGAGGTCCTCTACAACCTGCATCGGGCTCGCGCGGCGATCGCGAAGAGGGGCGAGGTGTTCGTGGTCGAGGGGTATACCGATGTGATCGGGTTCTCGCAGGCGGGCATCGAGAACACGGTCGCGACCTGCGGTACGGCGCTGGGGGAAGGGCACTTCCGGCAGCTCGCTCGGTTCACCCAGCGGGCGGTCATGGCGTTCGACTCCGACGAGGCGGGCGCCCGCGCGGCCGAGCGTGCGGCCGAATTCCAGGAGCGATTCCCGTCGGTGCAGACGGTGGT from Actinomycetota bacterium encodes:
- a CDS encoding YdcF family protein, with translation MRLVRSHPFLAVVSLLAVASVVALSFSAVTVWREAHHDDARDHDRVDAIVVLGAAQYDGTPSPVFAGRLDHAALLFEQGRAGTVFVLGANQPGDRTTEAEAGRDYLVARGVPAAAVVPLPVGDSSYTSLRAASGAMRDRGLSTAFLVSDPWHNARIQAMAADLGIDGHASATWTSAARTEETRLPGYARETFAYLYYLVTGH
- a CDS encoding deoxyguanosinetriphosphate triphosphohydrolase; amino-acid sequence: MSAAPTPRERTEQLEREMLSPRAVLAAETKGRDRDEPLDRIRTVFQRDRDRILHSKAFRRLKHKTQVFLAPQGDHYRVRLTHTLDVSQIARTCARALRVNEDLTEAIALGHDLGHTPFGHLGEQALTPFLGRPFRHNEQSLRIVEHLENDGTGLNLTWEVRDGIVHHPWSTPMPATLEAQLVRFADRIAYINHDIDDAVRAGVLEERELPADAVRVLGATHSDRIDTLVSDLVAQSDDRDEIALSAPVFAALDALRDFMFSEVYLGESARDDHERATKLIRDLFGYFLDHPDEMPSEYHGAPGDLATHVADYISGMTDRYAIRTYERLFLPRGWLLDRDL
- the dnaG gene encoding DNA primase encodes the protein MAGRIRDDDIQAVKERTDLVQLASQYLTLKKAGADRMVGLCPFHQEKTPSFGISPSKQLYYCHGCGAGGDAIRFVRELEHLSYVEAVERLAQQAGVHLRYEGDSPEARRAAARRQALFRANEQAAELYARMLADGKEAQDARAYVTERGISAEAVEMFGVGYAPGYPDFLLRRLSQARDLSPEILLEAGLATRGDDGTVRDRFRGRLIFPIHDLQGHGIGFGARILPNDPRAGEQAKYLNTAETPIYKKHEVLYNLHRARAAIAKRGEVFVVEGYTDVIGFSQAGIENTVATCGTALGEGHFRQLARFTQRAVMAFDSDEAGARAAERAAEFQERFPSVQTVVMIMPDGLDPADFVEKHGADAVREAARGARPLVEYMVRRTIGRHDLSSVEGQSRAVADAMPLIEGLGDPVRRSEYAHLVADLAGVTEFSVVQALDARRHGRSSEVVVETPRRMSARDKVEREMLKLLVRDRVVYDEYAPRLTDEHFRGAAARRALAALREAGGDASVVAGGDDERLGALLSSLAVEPLDGDGGPDYVLSVWSRLQEFALKHQSDALRMQLQKLNPTTDDGYDELFARLVAIDGELRRLRQGIRSAV